AAATTTTCAGAACGCCTTTTTTTGAGGTGTTGCTAAAATCAATATCGTCTTGTTTAATTTGTTTTAAAATTTCATCGGGATTTGATCTTTTGTTTTCCATAATTTTTTATTTACCTCATTTTAAATCTTTTGCAAAATCATCAATAGCAAGATTTAATTTAAAAACATTTACACCCGGACGACCCCATATTCCGACAAAATCAGTGTCCGTATTATTATCTATCATTTTTTTAAGATCTTTCACAGCAATCCCTCTTATTTTTGAAATACGATTTACCTGAAGCAGCGCACTTTGAAGTGAAATGTGTGGGTCAAGCCCGCTTGCCGATGAAAGCACCATATCCGATGGAATTTTAGTATCAGAACTTAATCCATTTTCCTGCCTCACCTTTGCAATTTTCTCCGCTGTGCTGTCCATCAACTTTTTGCTTGAAGGCCCTAAATTTGTACCACCAGAATTTACAGCATCATAGTTATTTGCCGATGGTCTACTGTGGAAATACTCTGGATTGGAAAAGTTTTGACCAATTAGTTTTGAACCAATAACTTTATCTCCATTTCGCA
The Endomicrobiales bacterium genome window above contains:
- the kdpC gene encoding potassium-transporting ATPase subunit KdpC; the protein is MKKILLSIRIYIIFTVLLGLIYPLVVTVIAQVILPYQANGSIMRNGDKVIGSKLIGQNFSNPEYFHSRPSANNYDAVNSGGTNLGPSSKKLMDSTAEKIAKVRQENGLSSDTKIPSDMVLSSASGLDPHISLQSALLQVNRISKIRGIAVKDLKKMIDNNTDTDFVGIWGRPGVNVFKLNLAIDDFAKDLK